The nucleotide window CCGCTGCTGGAACTCGACGGCATCACGCAGGTGTTCAGCACCCGCCGTGGCGAGGTGCGGGCTGTCGACGACGTGACCCTGCGGCTCGGGGTGGGCGAGGTGCTGTGCCTGGTCGGGCAGAGCGGCTCGGGCAAGAGCACCACGGCGAAGATCGCCTCCGGGCTGCTGCGTCCGTCCGAGGGCGTGGTGCGGTTCGAGGGGGAGGACATCCTCGGGCAGCGGCGCCCGGACAAGAGCCGGTTCAAGCGCTTCCGGCGTGCGGTGCAGTACGTCCACCAGGACCCGTACGCCTCGCTGAACCCGATCCAGGACGTCTTCACCACGCTGTCGGCGCCGCTTCGCCGGCACGGCCTGGTGAAGAGCAGGTCCCAGGCGCGCGAGCGGGTGTCCGAACTCCTCGCGCAGGTGGGCCTCAACCCGGCCGAGACGTTCCTGCCGAAGTTTCCCCACCAGATGTCGGGTGGGCAGCGCCAGCGGGTGGCGGTCGCCCGGGCGCTGACTCTCGAGCCGCGGTTGATCATCGCGGACGAGGCGACCTCGATGCTCGACGTGTCCATCCGGATCGAGCTGCTCGGCATGCTCACCAAGCTGCGTACCGAGCTCGGCGTCGGCTTCCTGTTCATCACCCACGACCTGGCGATGGCGAAGTACTTCGGCGCCGAAGGCGACATCGCGGTGATGCACGAGGGGAAGATCGTCGAGTACGGCCCGACCCTGCAGGTGATCGACAACCCCCAGGACGCCTACACCAAGGCGCTCCTGGAGGCCGTGCCCGAGGCCGACCCCGACCTCGCGCGGCGCAAGCGGGCGGCGCGCACCGCGGCCAAGGCGGCGGCCGGTGGCGCGGCGGCCGGTGGGGTCCCGGCGGCATGATCGGCCCCGGAGCCGGGCTCACGGCGTTTCGGGTGGCGGCGTTCATCGTCGTCTTCTCCGGGCTGCTGTTGCTGATCGTCGAGCCCGGCACGGCACAGTTCGTGATCACCTGCTTCATGCTCGTCATGGGGCTGGTGTTCGCGGCGTTGGTCTTCGTGCTCGTACGTCTGAAGAATCGCTAGGCAGAACCCTCCTAGCGCGGCACTGATCCCTTGATGGGGAGGAACCTGATGAACGCAACACCAGGCCCGTTCGGGCCCCAGCTTTCCCGGCGACGGGTGCTCGAGATCTTCGGCCTCGGTGCCGCGAGCGCCGCGGTGCTGTCCGCGTGTGGCGGCCAGCACAGCGGCAACGGAGGGGGCGGTGGCGGCGGCGGTGGAGCCGCCGGCGGCGGCGGTGGCAAGGGCGGGGAGTTCCACGGCGCCTATCCGTACTCCGTGCCGCCGAAGGGCCACTTCAACCTGATGAGCGGTGTGACCGACTCGATCATGGGTGGCACGCCCTACCAGGACCTCATTCTTCTCCCCGGCGGCATGTACCGCTGGGCGGAGAAGAAGTGGGAGCCCATGCTGGCGGAGAAGTGGGAGTTCGACGGCAAGGCGAAGACGTTCACCTACCACGTCCGCCAGGGCCTTTCGTGGAGTGACGGCAAGCCGATCACCAGCAAGGACGTCGTGACGACGTTCTGGTGCCGGCGGATCATGCGCCAGGTCGAGTGGGACCTGATCGACGACGTGAAGGCCACCGACGACCAGACCGTGGTCTTCTCGATGAAGAAGCCGTCGACGGTGCTGGAGCGGTACGCCATCCGGCAGGCGATCTTCTCCGACGCGACGTACGGCAAGTTCGCCAAGCGCGCGCAGGACCTGTTCGGTGGCGGCAAGGACCTCGACAGCCCCGAGGGCAAGAAGCTGAACGAGGACCTGCAGGGCTACCGCCCGAAGAACCCCGCCAAGGAGTTCATCACCAGCGGCCCGTTCACGTTCGACTTCAACAGCATCACCAACGCCCAGCTGACCCTGGTCAAGAAGGACAAGGGCTACGCCACGGACAAGGTGCTGTTCGACCGGGTCGTGCTCTACAACGGCGAGGTGCCCACCATCACCCCGCTGGTGGTCGGCAAGCAGGTCGACTACGCCACCCACGGTTTCCCGGTCGCGACCGAGAAGCAGATGATCAAGAAGGGCCTGCGGATCATCCGTCCGCCGGTCTACTCCGGCCCGGCGATCTTCTTCAACATGGCCAAGCTTCCGGAGTTCAAGGACGCGCGCGTCCGCCAGGCGTTCGCGCACGCGATCAACCGCAACGACAACGGCACCTTCGCCCTCGGTGACTCCGGCAAGGGCGTGAAGTTCATGACCGGCTTCTCCGACAACCAGGTTCCGGACTGGCTGAGCGACGCCGAGCAGGGCAAGCTCGACACGTACGAGCTGGACCCGAAGAAGGCGGCCGACCTGCTCACCCAGGCCGGCTGGAAGAAGCAGGGCAACTCCTGGATGAAGCCGGACGGCAAGCCGGCGGCCTACGAGATCACGTTCCCGGCGGAGTTCGCCGACTGGTCGGCGGCCGGTGAGAACGCCGCCAAGCAGCTGTCGCAGTTCGGGATCAAGGTCACCGGCCGCGGGGTCACCTTCACCCAGCAGCCGATCGACGTGGACAAGGGCAACTTCGAGCTGGCGATCCAGGGCTGGGGAACGTCCTCCCAGCCGCACCCGCACTTCGCCTTCGTCGCCGACCTGTTCACGCACAACATCCCGATCGCCGCCAACCAGGGCGGCAAGGGGATGGGCTTCGAGCTGAAGCAGAAGACCAAGGCGTACGGCCAGGTCGACCTGCAGGAGGTCGTGCTCTCGGCCGCGCAGGGCCTGGACGAGGCCGAGCAGAAGCGCAACGTCGCCAAGGCGGCGGTGGTGTTCAACGAGCTGCTGCCGATCGTGCCGCTGTTCGAGCGGTACGGCAACAACCCGTGCCTGGAGGGTGACCGGGTCGACAAGTGGCCGGCCGACAGCGACCCGCTGCTGCAGAACTCCCCGTACGCCGACAACTTCACCATCATGTTGATGTTGTCCGGCGACCTGAAGCCCGCCGGCAAGTAAGGCAGCTCGGGTAGTCGCGGAGCAGCGAACGCAGGACGGCCCCCGCACGAGTTTCGTGCGGGGGCCGTGTCGTCGTACCGTGTCGTCGTTCGGGTCAGTTGGCGGCCTCGACGGCGGCCGGTGTGGAGCCCTTCCTGGCACCACGCCACGCGTCCAGCAGGGAGATCTTGGCGCCCATCCGCAGGATCGCTCCCTCGTAGATCCGCGCGCCCGCCACGACCAGCGCGCCGATCGCCGCCAGCATCAGGGCCAGCGCCAGCCCGATCTCCCACATCGGGGCGTCACCCCGCGCCATCCGCACGGGGGCACACAGCGCCGAGAACGGCGGCACGATCGAGAGCACCCGGGAGACCGGCGCGTCGGGGTTGGCGTTGACGTAGAAGGTGGCGAAGAACGACACCATGATGGCCATGCTGGCCGGGGCGATGACGTTCTGCAGCTCCTCCTGGCGGGACACCCTGGCCGCGCTCGCGGCGAACACCGAGCTGTAGAAGCCGTAGCCGAGCACGAACCACAACATGACGTAGCCGACGGGGATCACCAGGTCGGCGGTGACGTTCAGCATCCCGGTGGCGTTGCCCAGGGTGAGGCCGAACGCCGCGATCACGGCCAGCTGGGCGAACCCGAGGAGACCGATGCCGAGGATCTTGCCGGCCAGCAGCGCCTTGGTGGAGATGGCGGACAGGATGAGCTCCACTACCCGGCTCGACTTCTCCTCCACGATGCCGAACGCCACCCACATGCAGTAGCCGATGAGCTGGCCGTAGAGCACGATGCTGCCGACGAACGCGATCTGGCCCCGCATCTCGGCCTTCGGGTCGGCCGGGTCGAGAGCATCGACCGCGAGCGGTGCGACCTGCTGGGCGGTCCGGACCGCCCCGGGGTCCATGCCGCCCTGGCGCAGCCGCTGCCCGGCGACGATGTCGCGGTGGGCGGTCTGGATCGCCGCACCGATCTGCGGGTCCAGCTTCTCCTTGACGAGGACCTTGCCGTCGGTCACGTAGGCGTCCAGCTTGCCGTCGGTGACGGCCGCGCGGGCCGCCGCCTCGTCGGGGTAGCGGACGCGCTCGACGGTCGCGTCGAGTGCGGTGGCCTG belongs to Actinopolymorpha sp. NPDC004070 and includes:
- a CDS encoding ATP-binding cassette domain-containing protein; translated protein: MADAATSGPLLELDGITQVFSTRRGEVRAVDDVTLRLGVGEVLCLVGQSGSGKSTTAKIASGLLRPSEGVVRFEGEDILGQRRPDKSRFKRFRRAVQYVHQDPYASLNPIQDVFTTLSAPLRRHGLVKSRSQARERVSELLAQVGLNPAETFLPKFPHQMSGGQRQRVAVARALTLEPRLIIADEATSMLDVSIRIELLGMLTKLRTELGVGFLFITHDLAMAKYFGAEGDIAVMHEGKIVEYGPTLQVIDNPQDAYTKALLEAVPEADPDLARRKRAARTAAKAAAGGAAAGGVPAA
- a CDS encoding ABC transporter substrate-binding protein yields the protein MNATPGPFGPQLSRRRVLEIFGLGAASAAVLSACGGQHSGNGGGGGGGGGAAGGGGGKGGEFHGAYPYSVPPKGHFNLMSGVTDSIMGGTPYQDLILLPGGMYRWAEKKWEPMLAEKWEFDGKAKTFTYHVRQGLSWSDGKPITSKDVVTTFWCRRIMRQVEWDLIDDVKATDDQTVVFSMKKPSTVLERYAIRQAIFSDATYGKFAKRAQDLFGGGKDLDSPEGKKLNEDLQGYRPKNPAKEFITSGPFTFDFNSITNAQLTLVKKDKGYATDKVLFDRVVLYNGEVPTITPLVVGKQVDYATHGFPVATEKQMIKKGLRIIRPPVYSGPAIFFNMAKLPEFKDARVRQAFAHAINRNDNGTFALGDSGKGVKFMTGFSDNQVPDWLSDAEQGKLDTYELDPKKAADLLTQAGWKKQGNSWMKPDGKPAAYEITFPAEFADWSAAGENAAKQLSQFGIKVTGRGVTFTQQPIDVDKGNFELAIQGWGTSSQPHPHFAFVADLFTHNIPIAANQGGKGMGFELKQKTKAYGQVDLQEVVLSAAQGLDEAEQKRNVAKAAVVFNELLPIVPLFERYGNNPCLEGDRVDKWPADSDPLLQNSPYADNFTIMLMLSGDLKPAGK
- a CDS encoding ABC transporter permease, with the protein product MSAPLSLSEATRTVARRELTERLRDKSFWFSTALTLVILGVVLFLPKLLGGDDTYRVAYAGPAADQLAASVRAQATALDATVERVRYPDEAAARAAVTDGKLDAYVTDGKVLVKEKLDPQIGAAIQTAHRDIVAGQRLRQGGMDPGAVRTAQQVAPLAVDALDPADPKAEMRGQIAFVGSIVLYGQLIGYCMWVAFGIVEEKSSRVVELILSAISTKALLAGKILGIGLLGFAQLAVIAAFGLTLGNATGMLNVTADLVIPVGYVMLWFVLGYGFYSSVFAASAARVSRQEELQNVIAPASMAIMVSFFATFYVNANPDAPVSRVLSIVPPFSALCAPVRMARGDAPMWEIGLALALMLAAIGALVVAGARIYEGAILRMGAKISLLDAWRGARKGSTPAAVEAAN